In one Butyrivibrio proteoclasticus B316 genomic region, the following are encoded:
- a CDS encoding response regulator has translation MFKKILLVRNEETFMVNAIKNLLKSKNYIVEDSSYSVGELNNKKQGVNLAILYTDEDIESHRDAMVFFKDMNMEENFIIIVIGDKDAFDLIHHYVPKEDIAYEITRPLDMADLMEKVAIVTDDEYELQRRKCILIVDDDPTFIQMIREWLKDTYRVGMANSGTQAVAWLANNKADLVLLDYDMPVLDGPKVLQMLQSEAFSSSIPVMFLTGKSDRKSVTDVLALKPADYLLKTISRDKLLSTLDTFFKQRK, from the coding sequence ATGTTTAAAAAAATTCTGCTTGTTCGAAATGAAGAAACCTTCATGGTTAACGCTATTAAGAACTTACTGAAGAGCAAAAACTATATCGTGGAGGATTCGTCGTATTCTGTAGGAGAACTAAATAATAAAAAACAGGGTGTTAATCTTGCAATCCTGTATACTGACGAGGATATTGAGTCTCACAGAGATGCCATGGTTTTCTTCAAGGATATGAACATGGAGGAAAACTTCATAATCATCGTGATTGGAGATAAAGATGCCTTTGATCTGATCCACCACTACGTTCCAAAGGAGGACATAGCCTATGAAATAACAAGGCCTCTTGATATGGCTGACCTGATGGAAAAAGTGGCTATAGTTACCGATGATGAATACGAGCTGCAGAGAAGGAAATGCATTCTCATAGTGGATGATGACCCCACATTTATCCAGATGATAAGAGAATGGCTCAAAGACACCTACAGGGTAGGAATGGCTAACTCCGGAACTCAGGCAGTAGCGTGGCTTGCAAATAATAAGGCGGATCTTGTGCTGCTTGATTATGATATGCCTGTTCTTGACGGCCCTAAGGTGCTTCAGATGCTGCAAAGCGAAGCTTTTTCCAGTTCAATCCCTGTAATGTTCCTGACAGGTAAAAGCGATAGAAAGAGTGTAACAGATGTTCTTGCACTTAAGCCTGCAGATTACCTGCTTAAAACTATCAGCAGGGATAAACTCCTGAGCACACTTGATACATTTTTTAAACAGAGGAAGTAA
- a CDS encoding EAL domain-containing protein, with translation MLDIALLDSTTYRIAAAIICITCLFYSTMMRKRNRIRNRLFLLLVLFTLIGCCTEPLSYLAISTPIPDTIKWIISYVCQMIYYITHYAMALILFLYIVSITGTAFKFSKGLRRLIVLPLILLEIMLLTNPFTELTFRITGKFTYGRGAGLYLAYAASVAYFLAGFLLLVKSWYVINGMKRVAMIYFMVLALTGALVQLFFPQVKCELLCEAIGLSGILIMIEKDDDRMDSQSEAYNRSAFVQDVTAFFKLGRAFKAVCIRIEDLDNYRKLFGYERIDKLVAQIADFLMDNKKETYAYRTGVEVFYLLCTDYSDEDIRALVDRITERFDRTWEYEGSSIRLDTRILVADCPGQFSSINDIFLLDSSSLDGTEKKILIGSDLDFLVRKIEVEKAIGRGISDKKFSYLYTPVYSMDGLKIKLAHMTLKLQDEILGVIPTREFMEVAEGTGFIDEIQYKIIEEVCRFLSYGVDKSDMQMDFVFVPIMSATVIKNEFVKNVKNIVDHYGIDPSLIAFVLKESYAIYAREAMSQMMSSFVSYGIRMYISEYEAGFLGLNTLVNYEFEGVILDIRSIYETDNDNMDNADIVLQNRVNMIIQLKKNVVLSGIDSRLLYDKMLKVPINYAEGDFLSPTITKNELQNRFWHGEHLVITKDGVERLEEDE, from the coding sequence ATGTTAGATATTGCATTGCTTGACAGCACTACCTACAGGATAGCTGCTGCAATTATTTGCATAACGTGCCTTTTTTATTCGACTATGATGCGTAAAAGAAATCGCATCAGAAATCGTCTATTTTTGCTGCTTGTTTTATTTACGCTTATAGGCTGCTGCACAGAGCCTTTAAGCTATCTGGCTATCAGTACACCAATTCCCGACACGATCAAGTGGATCATAAGTTACGTCTGCCAGATGATCTATTATATTACGCATTATGCGATGGCACTTATTTTGTTTCTATATATAGTTTCTATCACCGGTACTGCATTTAAGTTTTCTAAAGGGCTTAGAAGGCTGATAGTTTTGCCTCTGATCCTTTTGGAAATCATGCTTCTGACAAACCCTTTTACGGAGCTGACTTTCAGAATTACAGGAAAGTTTACATACGGAAGAGGTGCGGGACTTTACCTTGCTTATGCAGCTTCAGTTGCATATTTTCTGGCCGGCTTCTTATTACTTGTTAAAAGCTGGTATGTAATAAATGGCATGAAAAGAGTTGCTATGATATATTTCATGGTTCTGGCTCTGACAGGCGCTTTGGTGCAGTTGTTCTTTCCGCAGGTCAAATGTGAGCTCTTGTGCGAAGCAATCGGACTTAGTGGAATCCTTATCATGATCGAAAAGGATGATGACAGGATGGACTCTCAGTCTGAAGCCTATAACAGAAGCGCATTTGTGCAGGATGTTACAGCCTTTTTTAAACTTGGAAGAGCATTTAAGGCTGTGTGCATCAGAATAGAAGACCTTGATAATTACAGAAAGCTTTTCGGATATGAGAGGATAGATAAACTTGTTGCTCAGATAGCTGATTTCCTGATGGATAACAAAAAAGAAACCTATGCCTATCGCACCGGAGTTGAAGTCTTTTACCTGTTATGTACTGATTATAGCGATGAGGACATCAGGGCTCTTGTAGACAGGATAACTGAAAGATTTGACAGAACCTGGGAATATGAGGGCAGCAGTATAAGGCTTGATACCAGGATTCTTGTTGCGGACTGTCCGGGACAGTTCTCAAGTATAAATGACATTTTTTTACTGGATTCTTCAAGCCTTGACGGAACTGAAAAGAAAATACTGATAGGCTCTGATCTTGATTTTCTGGTAAGGAAAATTGAAGTTGAAAAGGCTATAGGACGCGGTATCAGCGACAAAAAATTTAGTTATCTGTATACTCCTGTTTATTCCATGGATGGCCTTAAGATCAAGCTTGCACATATGACGCTTAAGCTCCAGGATGAAATTCTTGGCGTGATCCCAACAAGAGAATTTATGGAAGTTGCAGAAGGAACTGGATTTATAGATGAAATTCAGTATAAGATCATAGAAGAGGTCTGCAGATTTTTATCCTATGGTGTTGATAAATCCGATATGCAGATGGATTTTGTCTTTGTACCTATCATGTCTGCGACTGTTATAAAAAATGAGTTCGTCAAAAATGTCAAAAACATAGTTGATCATTATGGCATAGATCCTTCTCTTATTGCTTTTGTATTGAAAGAGTCGTATGCAATATATGCAAGGGAAGCTATGTCACAGATGATGAGCAGCTTTGTCAGCTATGGCATTAGAATGTACATAAGCGAATATGAAGCGGGATTTTTGGGACTTAATACGCTGGTAAATTATGAGTTTGAAGGAGTTATCCTTGATATCAGAAGCATTTATGAAACTGACAATGATAATATGGATAATGCTGATATTGTTCTGCAGAACAGGGTCAATATGATCATACAGCTCAAGAAAAATGTGGTCCTGTCAGGAATAGACAGCAGGTTATTATATGATAAAATGTTGAAAGTACCGATAAATTATGCTGAAGGTGATTTTTTGTCGCCTACGATAACCAAAAATGAATTACAGAATAGATTCTGGCATGGGGAACATCTTGTTATAACAAAAGATGGTGTGGAAAGACTTGAGGAAGATGAATAG
- a CDS encoding 4'-phosphopantetheinyl transferase family protein gives MNSCNFVLGIDVDFLQDKDKFDYWYSQMLGERKAKIDKFRPLNSKLLSLGAGIVLKRGLDMLGFTDSVILEDQNEKPYLQGATGLEFNLSHSGKIAVCAFSDAPVGIDVQEPERFSGNLMNFVYKDEEIKYIKYRSENQSDIDRLCTKMWTMKESIMKYYGKGLSMDPRKIFIDLEHGDKAYYDGDALENIFFTEYEHEGYYITVCSRYESFSDEISFVMGE, from the coding sequence ATGAATAGTTGTAATTTTGTTCTGGGGATAGATGTTGATTTTTTACAGGACAAGGATAAATTTGATTACTGGTATAGCCAAATGCTGGGAGAGCGCAAGGCTAAGATAGACAAATTCAGGCCACTAAACAGTAAGCTCTTGTCACTTGGCGCAGGGATAGTCCTTAAAAGAGGCCTTGATATGCTTGGCTTTACCGATTCTGTTATATTGGAAGATCAGAATGAAAAACCATATTTACAAGGCGCTACAGGCTTGGAATTTAACCTTTCACATTCGGGTAAAATAGCTGTATGCGCTTTTTCTGATGCACCGGTAGGAATCGATGTTCAGGAGCCTGAAAGATTCAGCGGAAATTTGATGAATTTTGTTTACAAGGATGAGGAGATAAAGTATATTAAATATCGTTCGGAGAACCAGTCTGATATTGACCGTTTATGTACTAAAATGTGGACTATGAAAGAGAGCATTATGAAGTACTACGGCAAGGGACTATCAATGGATCCACGCAAGATATTCATAGATTTAGAGCATGGGGACAAGGCCTATTATGATGGCGATGCTCTTGAGAATATCTTTTTTACGGAATATGAGCATGAAGGATATTATATTACAGTATGTTCCAGATATGAGAGTTTTTCGGATGAAATCAGTTTTGTAATGGGAGAATGA
- a CDS encoding PrsW family intramembrane metalloprotease encodes MVMIYLAILPAAVLMYFIYKADKVEKEPVELLVKIFLYGVVTTISAVILELLGDDILGFFLYEDSLPFIFLENFFVVALAEELGKYVVVKKVAWKHPAFNYTFDAVVYAVFASLGFAVLENILYLTDASITTAVMRGVLAVPGHAIDAVFMGSYFGAAKRCEALGDKNGMKTNLQKALIVPVGIHGFYDFCLSVSDYYPIAIVVFFVFEICITIYAIRKVKKLSASDTALFPTGYYPGATIAAQMYNQRAMGFEPMPVQPAMNFDPMTGQPLQPIAQPVQPAMNFDPMTGQPLQPVMQPVQPAMNFDPMTGKPLHPVEQPVQPVVQPAMNFDPMTGKPLHPAAQSAVQPVMQPIQPAMNFDPMTGEPLHPVAQPAQSAVQPSTPADNDAPAEPKEFVPVTPIQYDPVTGQPVVITE; translated from the coding sequence ATGGTTATGATTTATTTGGCTATATTGCCGGCAGCAGTACTAATGTACTTTATCTACAAGGCAGATAAAGTTGAGAAAGAGCCTGTAGAGCTTTTGGTTAAGATTTTTCTTTATGGCGTTGTTACAACGATCAGCGCAGTGATCCTTGAACTATTAGGGGATGATATTCTCGGGTTTTTCCTGTATGAGGACAGCTTACCTTTTATCTTTTTGGAAAATTTCTTTGTTGTAGCTCTTGCGGAAGAGCTTGGTAAATACGTTGTAGTTAAGAAAGTTGCCTGGAAACATCCCGCATTTAATTATACTTTTGATGCTGTAGTTTATGCGGTTTTTGCTTCACTTGGTTTTGCGGTTCTTGAGAACATTCTGTATCTTACGGATGCTTCTATAACAACTGCAGTTATGCGAGGCGTTCTTGCTGTTCCCGGCCATGCAATTGATGCAGTATTTATGGGAAGCTATTTTGGAGCTGCCAAGAGGTGCGAGGCACTTGGCGATAAGAACGGCATGAAAACAAACCTGCAAAAGGCACTTATCGTTCCTGTAGGTATTCACGGATTCTATGATTTCTGTCTTTCAGTTTCAGATTATTATCCTATAGCAATAGTAGTATTCTTCGTGTTTGAGATTTGTATTACTATATATGCGATCAGAAAAGTTAAAAAGCTCTCAGCTTCCGATACAGCTCTTTTTCCTACAGGGTATTATCCTGGAGCTACAATTGCAGCTCAGATGTACAATCAGAGAGCTATGGGCTTTGAGCCAATGCCGGTTCAGCCAGCGATGAACTTCGATCCTATGACAGGACAGCCACTTCAGCCAATAGCGCAGCCTGTTCAGCCAGCGATGAATTTTGATCCGATGACGGGCCAGCCGCTTCAGCCAGTGATGCAGCCTGTTCAGCCAGCAATGAATTTTGATCCTATGACGGGAAAACCACTTCATCCGGTAGAACAGCCAGTTCAGCCAGTAGTGCAGCCGGCGATGAACTTTGATCCAATGACAGGAAAACCACTACATCCTGCAGCACAGTCTGCAGTTCAGCCAGTGATGCAGCCGATACAGCCGGCAATGAACTTTGATCCAATGACAGGAGAACCACTACATCCTGTTGCACAGCCAGCTCAGTCGGCAGTTCAGCCATCTACACCTGCTGATAATGATGCACCTGCAGAACCTAAGGAATTTGTTCCTGTTACACCCATTCAGTATGATCCCGTAACTGGTCAGCCGGTTGTGATCACAGAATAA
- a CDS encoding ABC-F family ATP-binding cassette domain-containing protein — MSILNVEHLTHGFGDRAIFDDVSFRLLKGEHIGLVGANGEGKSTFMNIIIGKLMPDAGKIEWAKNINVGYLDQHAVLKPGMTIRDVLASAYEPLYAMESRMNEICDAMGEADEAQLEAYMEELGTIQDLLTNRDFYLIDSKIEEVSRALGFLDLGLDRDVTELSGGQRTKILLAKLLLEKPDILLLDEPTNYLDAEHIVWLTRYLQDYDNAFILISHDIPFLNSVVNIIYHMDGQTHSLDRYVGDYDKFMEVYEMKKAQREAAYNRQQQEIADLKDFVARNKARVATRNMAMARQKKLDSMDIIEKIQEKPKPEFNFKVARTPGKVLFETKDLVIGYDEPLSSPLNITMERGSKIVLTGANGIGKTTLLKSILGLIPAISGSVEQGENVAIGYFEQEMSPDIETTCMEEIWKEFPGFSQYEVRSALAKCGLTTKHIESKCKVLSGGEQAKVRLCKLINRESNLLVLDEPTNHLDVDAKAELLRALKDYKGSILMVCHEPDFYESLATQIIDCTKWTTRL; from the coding sequence ATGAGTATATTAAATGTTGAACACTTAACCCATGGATTTGGAGACAGAGCCATTTTTGACGATGTTTCCTTCAGACTACTTAAGGGTGAACATATTGGACTTGTCGGAGCTAATGGCGAAGGCAAGTCCACATTTATGAATATTATTATTGGTAAACTTATGCCTGATGCGGGCAAAATTGAATGGGCCAAAAACATCAATGTAGGTTATCTTGACCAGCACGCAGTGCTTAAGCCGGGGATGACTATTCGTGACGTTCTTGCATCTGCTTATGAGCCTTTATATGCAATGGAGAGCAGAATGAATGAAATCTGTGATGCAATGGGCGAAGCTGATGAAGCTCAGCTTGAGGCATACATGGAGGAACTTGGAACAATCCAGGATCTTTTGACAAACAGGGATTTTTACCTGATAGATTCCAAGATAGAGGAAGTATCAAGAGCACTGGGCTTTCTTGATCTTGGCCTTGACAGGGATGTTACTGAGCTTTCCGGAGGACAGAGGACCAAGATTCTGCTTGCAAAGCTCCTTTTGGAAAAGCCGGATATCCTTCTCTTGGATGAGCCCACTAACTATCTTGATGCAGAGCATATTGTATGGCTCACACGATATCTTCAGGATTATGATAATGCCTTTATCCTGATATCTCATGACATACCATTTCTTAATAGTGTGGTTAATATCATTTATCATATGGATGGTCAGACTCACAGCCTGGACCGCTATGTTGGCGATTATGACAAATTCATGGAAGTTTATGAGATGAAGAAGGCACAGAGAGAAGCTGCCTATAACAGACAGCAGCAGGAAATTGCTGACCTCAAGGATTTTGTTGCAAGAAATAAGGCAAGAGTCGCTACCAGAAATATGGCTATGGCTCGTCAAAAGAAACTTGATAGCATGGACATTATCGAGAAAATACAGGAAAAACCCAAGCCTGAGTTTAATTTCAAGGTGGCCAGAACACCCGGAAAGGTACTCTTTGAGACCAAGGATCTTGTCATTGGATACGACGAGCCCCTTTCATCACCTCTTAACATCACAATGGAACGCGGCTCTAAGATAGTTCTCACAGGCGCAAACGGGATTGGTAAGACAACACTTCTTAAGAGTATTCTTGGCCTTATCCCTGCAATCAGTGGTTCCGTAGAACAGGGAGAAAATGTAGCTATCGGCTACTTTGAACAGGAGATGTCTCCTGATATTGAAACTACTTGTATGGAAGAAATCTGGAAAGAATTTCCCGGATTTTCTCAGTATGAGGTTCGTTCAGCCCTTGCTAAATGCGGTCTTACAACCAAGCATATTGAGAGCAAGTGCAAAGTCCTTTCAGGTGGAGAGCAGGCCAAGGTTCGTCTCTGCAAACTAATAAACAGAGAATCCAACCTTCTTGTTCTTGACGAGCCAACAAACCACCTGGATGTAGATGCCAAGGCAGAACTCCTAAGAGCTCTCAAAGATTACAAGGGCAGTATCCTCATGGTTTGCCACGAGCCAGACTTCTACGAGTCTCTTGCAACCCAGATAATTGACTGCACCAAGTGGACCACCCGCCTTTAA
- a CDS encoding MATE family efflux transporter, with translation MANPMADKYAKDMTQGDPTRLILAFMLPMMMGNIFQQFYNIVDTIIAGRFIDAKALAAVGSTGHVTNLFFALGNGLATGIGIVVSQFFGAGNMKGVKKVITNALVIVTATSVFVGLIGFVFSRPVLTYVMKTPEDILENAVAYMSITCIGFFGTALYNTISYIMRGIGDSKTPLYFLIISSFLNVAMDLVFVIAFGMGVSGLAIATITAQILSAVCSITYAFFKNPVFKIDKSDWKMDPHIIIKCYKIGGSMALQSGLVALSFVILQRVINSFDSVVVAAFTTTSKIESLVNMQFKALQDSLSTFTGQNIGAKQGKRVRKGFQNGMKMMILYAVVMIIVMGLFGDVLVKIFIDSSETDIIAYGSKAMRILSYFYLPLGMIYVCRGTLNGAGDAKFPAISGASEMIGRIIFPALLCSLPFIGAWGLWISTGITWTIVGVTAFIRFNMKDWRGGLDI, from the coding sequence ATGGCAAACCCAATGGCAGATAAATACGCTAAAGACATGACACAAGGAGATCCCACAAGGCTCATCCTTGCTTTCATGCTCCCCATGATGATGGGAAATATATTCCAGCAATTCTACAATATAGTTGATACCATTATTGCAGGAAGATTCATTGACGCAAAAGCTCTCGCAGCTGTAGGCTCAACCGGTCATGTCACGAATCTTTTCTTTGCTCTCGGCAATGGACTTGCAACCGGTATCGGCATCGTTGTGTCTCAGTTTTTTGGCGCCGGCAACATGAAGGGTGTCAAAAAAGTCATCACAAATGCCCTTGTAATAGTAACTGCAACCTCTGTTTTTGTAGGTCTTATAGGCTTTGTATTTTCAAGGCCTGTCCTTACCTACGTCATGAAAACACCCGAAGATATCCTGGAGAACGCCGTAGCATATATGTCAATTACCTGCATAGGCTTTTTTGGTACAGCGCTCTACAATACCATATCGTACATTATGCGCGGAATAGGCGACTCCAAAACTCCGCTTTATTTCCTTATTATTTCAAGCTTTTTAAATGTAGCAATGGATCTTGTTTTTGTCATTGCCTTTGGCATGGGAGTTTCAGGTCTTGCAATCGCAACCATAACAGCTCAGATTTTATCAGCTGTATGTTCAATAACCTATGCCTTTTTCAAAAATCCTGTTTTCAAAATTGATAAATCCGATTGGAAAATGGATCCGCACATCATAATCAAATGCTATAAAATAGGCGGATCAATGGCGCTTCAGAGCGGGCTTGTCGCCTTATCCTTCGTAATACTGCAGAGAGTTATCAACTCCTTTGATTCCGTTGTTGTAGCAGCATTTACTACAACCAGCAAAATTGAGAGCCTCGTAAATATGCAGTTCAAGGCCCTTCAGGATTCTCTTTCAACCTTTACAGGTCAGAATATCGGTGCCAAACAGGGTAAACGTGTCAGAAAAGGTTTCCAGAATGGTATGAAGATGATGATCCTGTATGCAGTTGTCATGATCATAGTTATGGGATTATTTGGAGATGTATTAGTAAAGATATTCATAGACAGTTCAGAAACAGATATTATTGCCTATGGCTCAAAAGCTATGCGTATTCTCTCATACTTCTATCTTCCACTTGGAATGATATATGTATGCCGCGGAACCTTAAACGGAGCAGGCGATGCCAAATTCCCGGCAATTTCCGGTGCATCAGAAATGATCGGACGAATCATCTTCCCTGCCCTCCTCTGCTCTTTACCATTTATCGGAGCATGGGGACTTTGGATTTCCACCGGAATTACCTGGACAATCGTAGGCGTAACAGCCTTTATCCGTTTCAACATGAAAGACTGGCGTGGCGGCCTGGACATCTAA
- a CDS encoding AP2/ERF family transcription factor — MKSRKSTGVYCTTLKDGTPSYRASITYGGKHISLGSFESEKKAAKVFREASRILKDCSISLSSYKETMLIPFDKYVCLINYRDKGMYIPNPIYLEKSYFTYHLEPDYALKFDIEDLFYYSSHKIMKRGSHLFVADYGSQLSVLQRYGIQSYAVEGRDYQFVNDDPTDFRYENIIILNRYRGVRQFAEKGFIRYKAVIHVRSNYVIGKYNSEAEAAIAYNKAADILTRNGIKKNFQPNFVEDLSPSQYADIYMKLKISPRIERVKPR; from the coding sequence TTGAAGAGCAGAAAAAGTACCGGAGTTTATTGTACAACCTTAAAAGATGGAACACCTTCATACAGAGCTTCTATTACCTATGGTGGCAAGCACATCTCTCTTGGTTCTTTTGAAAGCGAAAAGAAAGCCGCGAAGGTTTTTCGTGAAGCTTCCAGGATTCTCAAAGACTGTTCTATATCTCTTTCTTCATATAAAGAAACTATGCTCATTCCCTTTGACAAATATGTCTGCCTTATAAACTATCGTGACAAGGGAATGTATATTCCAAATCCGATATATCTTGAAAAATCATATTTTACATATCACTTAGAGCCTGATTACGCCCTGAAATTCGATATTGAAGATCTCTTTTACTACTCTTCGCACAAGATCATGAAAAGAGGATCTCACTTATTTGTTGCTGACTACGGAAGCCAGCTCTCTGTACTCCAAAGATACGGCATCCAAAGCTATGCTGTTGAAGGAAGGGATTATCAGTTCGTCAATGACGATCCAACTGATTTTAGATACGAAAATATTATAATACTGAACAGATATCGCGGTGTAAGGCAGTTCGCAGAAAAAGGCTTTATCAGATATAAGGCCGTGATCCATGTTCGCAGCAATTATGTCATAGGCAAGTACAACTCCGAGGCAGAGGCTGCTATAGCTTACAACAAGGCCGCAGATATCCTTACAAGAAATGGGATAAAGAAAAACTTCCAGCCCAATTTTGTAGAAGACTTATCTCCATCACAATATGCAGACATTTATATGAAGCTCAAGATTTCACCCAGGATTGAGCGAGTAAAACCGAGATAG
- the thrC gene encoding threonine synthase, with translation MAKEVLYSSTRGALGQIKASEAILRGLAPDGGLYVPDHIPHLEKTLREIAQLDYRETAYEVMKLLLTDYTEEELKYCISHAYDSKFDTDEIAPISEAGGAYYLELYHGATIAFKDMALSILPYLMTTAAKKNNVKNEIVILTATSGDTGKAALAGFADVPGTRIIVFYPKHGVSPIQEQQMVTQKGDNTCVIGIEGNFDDAQTGVKKIFTDKELAKELDAKGFQFSSANSINIGRLVPQIVYYVYSYAKLLKEGRIADGDSINVVVPTGNFGNILAAYYAKNMGVPIAKLICASNSNKVLFDFFQTGEYDRNRDFVLTSSPSMDILISSNLERLIYHIAGDDAQKNANLMALLSQDGKYEITDNMREQLADFYGGFATEDETAATIRKVFESNGYLMDTHTAVASSVYSKYVQETGDKTVTVIASTASPFKFTRSVMNALGKGDESKDDFALADELSEVSGVAIPEAVSSIRTAEIRHKTVVDKADMLKAVCDFLNA, from the coding sequence ATGGCAAAGGAAGTTTTGTACAGTAGCACCAGAGGGGCTTTGGGCCAGATTAAGGCATCTGAAGCAATTTTAAGAGGACTTGCTCCAGACGGAGGTTTATATGTCCCTGATCATATTCCGCATTTGGAAAAAACTCTCAGAGAGATAGCACAGCTTGATTACAGAGAGACAGCTTATGAGGTAATGAAGCTTCTTTTGACCGATTATACTGAGGAAGAGCTCAAATACTGCATTTCTCATGCATATGATTCCAAGTTCGATACAGATGAGATTGCTCCAATTTCAGAGGCAGGAGGAGCATATTATCTTGAGCTGTATCACGGAGCTACGATTGCTTTTAAGGATATGGCCCTTTCAATTCTTCCATATCTTATGACTACAGCAGCCAAGAAGAATAATGTCAAGAATGAGATAGTTATTCTCACCGCAACAAGTGGAGACACAGGAAAGGCAGCACTTGCTGGTTTTGCTGATGTACCCGGCACAAGGATCATTGTTTTTTACCCTAAACATGGTGTAAGCCCTATTCAGGAACAGCAGATGGTTACTCAGAAGGGCGACAATACCTGCGTTATTGGAATCGAAGGAAACTTTGACGATGCGCAGACCGGAGTTAAGAAGATCTTTACAGACAAGGAACTTGCCAAGGAGCTTGATGCCAAGGGCTTCCAGTTCTCATCTGCAAATTCCATCAATATAGGAAGACTTGTACCACAGATTGTTTACTATGTTTATTCATATGCCAAACTTCTCAAAGAGGGAAGGATTGCTGACGGAGATTCTATAAACGTAGTAGTACCTACAGGTAACTTTGGTAATATTCTTGCTGCTTATTACGCCAAGAATATGGGAGTGCCAATTGCCAAGCTTATTTGCGCATCCAATTCCAACAAGGTATTGTTTGATTTCTTCCAGACAGGTGAATATGACAGAAATCGTGACTTTGTTTTGACTTCATCTCCTTCTATGGATATTCTGATCTCAAGTAACCTTGAGAGGCTTATTTATCATATTGCAGGAGATGATGCACAGAAGAATGCTAATCTGATGGCTCTTTTGTCTCAGGATGGTAAATATGAGATTACTGATAATATGAGAGAGCAGCTGGCAGATTTCTATGGCGGCTTTGCTACAGAAGACGAGACAGCAGCTACGATCAGAAAGGTATTTGAATCAAACGGATATCTTATGGATACACATACAGCAGTTGCAAGCTCTGTATACAGCAAGTATGTCCAGGAGACAGGAGATAAGACTGTAACTGTTATTGCATCAACAGCAAGCCCGTTCAAGTTTACCAGAAGCGTAATGAATGCACTTGGAAAGGGCGATGAGAGCAAGGATGACTTTGCACTTGCAGATGAACTTTCAGAGGTTTCAGGAGTTGCTATACCTGAGGCAGTTTCTTCTATCAGAACTGCAGAAATCAGACATAAGACAGTAGTTGATAAAGCTGATATGTTAAAAGCTGTTTGCGATTTTCTTAATGCCTGA